In the genome of Physeter macrocephalus isolate SW-GA chromosome 20, ASM283717v5, whole genome shotgun sequence, one region contains:
- the GRK5 gene encoding G protein-coupled receptor kinase 5, whose amino-acid sequence MFGRAQGHSCEREVNTSSPKPLCASGLWAGGKAPQASPHGALLSQLLTKDAKQRLGCQEEGAAEVKRHPFFRNMNFKRLEAGMLDPPFIPDPRAVYCKDVLDIEQFSTVKGVNLDHTDDDFYSKFSTGSVPIPWQSEMIETECFKELNVFGPNGTLSPDLNRGHPPEPPKRGLLQRLFKRQHQNNSKSSASSKTSFNHHINSNHVSSNSTGSS is encoded by the exons atgtTCGGGAGGGCTCAGGGACACTCGTGTGAAAGGGAGGTGAACACAAGCTCTCCGAAGCCCCTCTGCGCCTCTGGCCTCTGGGCAGGAGGAAAGGCCCCCCAGGCAAGTCCTCATGGGGCTCTCCTGTCACAGCTGCTCACCAAAGATGCAAAGCAGAGGCTGGGCTGCCAGGAGGAAGGGGCAGCAGAGGTCAAGAGACACCCCTTCTTCAGGAACATGAATTTCAAGCGCTTAGAAGCCGGGATGTTGGACCCTCCCTTTATTCCAGAT ccccgggCCGTGTACTGCAAGGACGTGCTGGACATCGAGCAGTTCTCCACCGTGAAGGGCGTCAACCTGGACCACACAGACGACGACTTCTACTCCAAGTTCTCCACGGGCTCCGTACCCATCCCTTGGCAAAGCGAG ATGATCGAAACGGAGTGCTTTAAGGAACTGAATGTGTTTGGACCTAACGGTACCCTCTCACCGGACCTGAACAGAGGCCACCCTCCGGAACCGCCAAAGAGAGGGCTGCTCCAGAGGCTCTTCAAGCGTCAG CATCAGAACAATTCCAAGAGTTCAGCCAGTTCCAAGACCAGTTTTAACCATCACATAAATTCAAACCATGTCAGTTCAAACTCTACCGGAAGCAGCTAG